The Paracoccus albus region CGACCAGAAGGACACGGTCGCTTTCATCCATCCGCCCCTCGATCCGGGCGTTTCGGCCATATCCTTTCGGCTTCTTGCGGACATAACTCATCGGGAGACCGAGCCGCTCGGCCACCATTGCACCGAAGGGAATGCCCGCGGTTTCACCGCCCGCGACATTGGTGAAGGCTTCGAAACCCGCGTCGCGCATTGCGGTCGCCGCCAGAAAATCCATCAGGTTCCCGCGCACACGTGGGAAAGAGATAATGCGGCGACAATCAACATAGGTCGGACCTTTCAGGCCGGACGCGTAGGTAAACGGCTCTGCCGCGTTGAAGTCTACGGCTTTGATTTCCAGCAGCGCGCGCGCGCTCAGCCGGGCGATTTCCTCGGGCGTGGGAAAGGAAAAGCTCATGCGGGCTCCGTTTGCCAGAAAAGTGGGAAACCGGGGTCGAAGATGGTGACGGTTTCGTCGCCCGCCGCGATTTCCGTTGGGAAGCTGACTTCGGTTTCTTGCCGTGTCAGCCGAATGCGATCCTCATTTGGTGGCATCGCGTAGAAAGCAGGGCCATTCAGCGAGGTGAAAGCCTCCAGCCTGTCAAGCGCGCCGTCTTCTTCGAAGACATGCGCCAGGATCGACATGGTATTGGGCGCCGTAAAGCAACCCGCGCATCCGCATGGCTGAAGCTTCGCACTGTCCGGATGCGGGGCGGAATCCGTGCCGAGGAAGAACGGACCCTCCCCTGACATCGCCGCTTTGCGCAGGGCCAGACGGTGGCTTTCCCGCTTGGCGACCGGCAGGCAATAATAATGTGGACGGATGCCGCCCGCGAGGATCGCATTGCGGTTGATGACAAGGTGATGCGTCGTGATCGTGGCGCCCATCGCCCCGCCGGAAGCATTCCCGCGAACGTAGTCCACACCATCCGAAGTGGTCACATGCTCCATCACGACGCGAAGGCCGGGGGTCGCACGCCGCAGCGGGTCAAGAATGCGGTCGATGAAAACCGCTTCGCGATCGAATATATCGACCTCGGGGTCGGTGACCTCTCCGTGAACGCACAGAGGCACACCGGCTTCGGCCATCGCCTCCAGCACCGGACGAACGCGGTCAAAATCCGTGACG contains the following coding sequences:
- a CDS encoding orotate phosphoribosyltransferase; translation: MSFSFPTPEEIARLSARALLEIKAVDFNAAEPFTYASGLKGPTYVDCRRIISFPRVRGNLMDFLAATAMRDAGFEAFTNVAGGETAGIPFGAMVAERLGLPMSYVRKKPKGYGRNARIEGRMDESDRVLLVEDLTTDGGSKLSFVDAIRATGAQCGHTAVIFYYGIFQETTQRLADHGVKLHHLCTWWDVLAEAKAQASFDNATLTEVEAFLNDPRGWQEKNS
- the pyrC gene encoding dihydroorotase, whose translation is MTNSITLRRPDDWHLHLRDGAMLGAVAPHSAEFGRAIIMPNLVPPVVTGDQARAYRDRIMKALPDGAALRPLMTLYLTETTDPADIVASHADGLIAAVKLYPAGATTNSASGVTDFDRVRPVLEAMAEAGVPLCVHGEVTDPEVDIFDREAVFIDRILDPLRRATPGLRVVMEHVTTSDGVDYVRGNASGGAMGATITTHHLVINRNAILAGGIRPHYYCLPVAKRESHRLALRKAAMSGEGPFFLGTDSAPHPDSAKLQPCGCAGCFTAPNTMSILAHVFEEDGALDRLEAFTSLNGPAFYAMPPNEDRIRLTRQETEVSFPTEIAAGDETVTIFDPGFPLFWQTEPA